The genomic interval CCTTTTCAGTATACAGTTCATTTTACAAATGGGCTGTTTAAACTAGATAATCCATTATTTAAAAGTATTTTTTCCCAGGATGTAAACGCTGCCATTAGAAAATTGCTGTTTGTGATAGACAGCGAAGTAGCTAAATATCATCCGTCATTAATAAAAGAGATATTTACCTACACCCAGCAACATACAGATACATTTAAGCTTGCTGCTGAACCCATTGTGATGCCCGGGGGAGAAGCCTGCAAAAATGACTATGCGTTGGTAGAACAATTACAGCAAGCCGTAAATGATTATGGAATAGACCGGCATTCGTATATAGTGGCTATTGGCGGAGGTGCCTTACTGGATATGGTAGGTTTTGCAGCGGCTGTTTCGCACCGGGGAATCCGGCTTATCCGTATTCCTACTACGGTACTGTCTCAGAACGATTCCGGTGTGGGGGTAAAGAACAGCATTAATGCTTTTCATAAAAAGAATTTCCTGGGCACATTTGCTCCCCCGTTTGCCGTATTGAATGACTTTGATTTTCTGCTTACCCTTGACGACCGGGACTGGCGGGCTGGTATATCTGAAGCAGTGAAAGTGGCATTAATAAAGGATGTGAATTTCTGGCAATTTCTTCGCAAAAATGCCAAAGCATTAGCTGCACGGGATATGCCTGCTATGCAAGTACTGATTCACCGCTGCGCCCAGATGCACATGGACCATATTGCCGGAGGCGATCCTTTTGAAATGGGTTCTTCCCGTCCGCTTGATTTTGGCCATTGGTCGGCCCATAAACTCGAGCAGCTTTCTGAGTATAGCATTCGCCATGGAGAGGCAGTAGCGATGGGAATTGCTCTGGATTGCACGTATTCCTATTTTACTGGTCTGCTTTCTAAAGATGAACTAGATGAGATTTTAGAAACGCTGGAAGAGATAGGATTCTCTTTATTTTCTGAGTATTGGTTAACCAAAGACAGTAATCAGACACTAACTGTTATTAAAGGTTTATCTGAATTCCGTGAACATTTAGGCGGCAAACTTACTATTATGCTGCTATCAAAGATTGGTAAGGGAGTAGAAGTGAACCAGGTTGATCCGGAGCTGGTAAAAAAATCAATCTATTTTCTACAGGAATACAGCCTGAAGGTAAAAGTATAAATCATTTCAAATTAGTAGCAGGCTATATCATTTTCAGCGATATTTGTAATCCGTTTAGAGGTCATCCGGCCGGATCAGGAGCATCACTCGAAATGATGTAGTACGCCCAAAAGTGTATTAGGGGTTCGAGTCCCCTGGCCTCTGCATACAGCCTTATAATCTAGAAAATTATAAGGCTGTATTTATTCTGGGGTAACATCAAGGAATTTCTCTTGTTAACTTTTACAGTTAATCAATTACAAGCCACTAATTTGGGTTAACATCTCACCTGTTACAACCTGGTAATACACCTGGTTTAGTTTTTCCCCTTTCTTTGTATAGGCCACTACAATACGTTCTTCGTCCGAAACTGTTAATACCGGGTGTGTGGTAACTATGGTATCTGCATGGATAAAGCTTCTGTGAATAGGCTTTCCTTCCTTACTTCTTAGCTGAAATCCAATCCGGAATGTGTTATCCTCACCGGTTTGCTCCCGCTCATCCCATACAATGGCCAGGCGGTTGTCTGGTAAGGTGGCCATCTGCGGATGTTTGGCAGAAGCAAGCGCACTTATATTCTCTCTGTCAGAAAATGATTGTCCTTGCTGATCTGCATTTGCATAAAATACGCCATGTCCGTTTCCCATCGTATACCAGGCAAAATGCAAACCCATCTCATTGCTTGCCATACTCGGACCAGTATGCGGACAGCCTTTAATTATCCAGTTATCAGCACTAATACGTTTAGGTTGAGAAAAATTTTTACCCATGTCAGCAGAAACTACATGCATCATATCGCGAATGCTGTCATTTAAAATAGCCCGGTAAACTACATGTAAAGCCTCTTTCTGATCTACATACAAATCGGTTCGGCAGCACTGACAGGTTTGTTTGTCTATTACTTTTTCTCCTTCAAACCCATTTCTGCCTTGCGTAACTGAAAAATATAAGGATGAACCTTCTTTATTGGTATCTTTTCTGGAATCCAGCCAGACTGCCCCTATTTCTCCATTGGGCAAAAGAGCAATATCAAAATAGCGTTCATCTATACTATTGATGGTATCCCCAGCTAGTTGCCTGGCTTGAGTCCAGGTTTTTCCGCCATCAAAAGACTGGGTATAGCGCACCAGTCCGGCATAATTGTTTTCAGGATTAGGATTACTTACGGCAAACATGGCCAGCATATCGCCATTGGGTTTGTAGATGATTTTCGAAAGATTTTCATCATGGGGGTACACACCTTTGGTTTGGGCAATAGCCTGAGGTCTATTGAAATTAAGCCCTCCATCGGTAGAAATAGCATAAGTAATCAGATATGTTCCGGCACTGTCCTGGGCTTGTATCCAGCTTAACACAATATTCCCCTGGTGGTCTTTTGTCAGATAAGGGCAGGAAGCATTTTTATTTGCCTCAGAAATCAAAACTGGCTTTTCAGGGATAACCGCTGTAGCTGTATTCGTCTGTTTCTCTTGATCCTGGGTTTGAGTGGTATTTCCACAAGCGTTCAGGAGGAATAATACCAATATGATGCTTAATATATTATTAATAATTGATTGCATGGCTGGGTGGTTTAGTTAGATTTTCCTGTGAAATTGTAGGCGATACCTATATTGAAAGTACGAGGAATGCCCTGACGGTAACTCTTTCCAAAGGCCGTTTTGTCTACCGTAGTGGCATAGAGTTCATTGGTCAGGTTGATGGCATTTATCCAGAGTTCTGCTCCTTTCCAGGTATAGCCCACCCTGGTGTTAAATAAGTGATACCCATTATACTGCTCAGTATTGGCTGCATCCATGTAAAACTTTCCGATGCGCTGCCACTCCGCACTGAGGCGAAGCCCTTTCAAAAAAGCAGGTTTGTAAATTACTTCCGCATTAGCCATAAACTCAGGAGCCGTATTCATGGTTTTGTCGGTATAATCTGCTCCTCTTTCGATGTACTGCACAAAAGTATGCCTTGCATTAGTCCCGCTGAAACGTAGAGACACAGATTCTACCGGCGCATATTTGATGGTATATTCTACGCCTCGATGCCTGGTTTTTCCTGCATTCTGGTTTTCATAGGAACCATCAGGCAGCCTGACAGAAACAATTTCATTGCGTCCATCCATCTGATAGAAGCTTATATCCAGATATCCTTTTCCCTGCATCAGATTAAGCCAGCCGCCTACTTCATAATTGTTGAAATAGGCTGGTTTCAGCGTTGGTACTTTTACTCCTCTATATAAATCTGTAATCTGTGGTGGCGCAAAGCCTACACTATAGTTGGCATACATCCCTTTGTCTTTTCCAAAATCATACGTCAAGCCTAACTTGGGTGTCAGGTTAGCAAAATGGTTGGTTTCATCGGGAGCACCAGTAAATGCACTTGGAGCAAGATTATTGTCAAATCTATAATCCAGGCGGTCATAGCGTAGCGCACCCACTATTTTTAAGGCCTCCATCGGACTGAGTTCCAGCTGACCATACACAGCTGTATTGAGTAAATTAACTGAGTAATCTGTAAGCAGGGAATCAGTTTTAGTAAATCCGGTATATACGCCATCTGCATTTCTGTCTACATCAATAAAGCTAGCTATATAACTTGCCGGACTGTAATCAGCACTTACCCCGACAATCAACCTTCCTTTCCAGAAAGGAAATGATTTGCGGTGCTGGGCAATTAAGCCATAGCTGTCAAATGCATCGTCATTAATTTCGCCTCTGGCTTTCAGCGGATTTCCCTGCACATTCCGGATGGCATAAAACGGGTTCTGGCCAATGCTATTATGGCGGAAGAATGCTGTGATTTTACTGCTGTTGTTTTTATTCCAGGTATGATCAAAGGTGCTCTTGATGCGTAAGGCTTTTACCTTCCTGTAAGAAAATGTGTGCAGGCTGGAATACTGTTTTCCATAAAAATTAGCACTATCTAGTCCACCTGTCTGGTCGGTAATGTAATCAATAAGGCTGGCTGTGGTAATCAGTTTGCTTTTTTCATTGATCAGGTAATCGAGGCGGAATGTTAACGCCAGCTTATCAAAATCGCTGTGACTGAAATAGCCTTTGCGCTGTCCAGTATAATAGCCTCCGGCAAATATCCCAACTTTTCCAATCGTGGTAGAAGCACTAAAATCTGTCCGGCGGTATCCCCGGTTACTCATCTCTAACTGAAGCTTAGCTGTAGGTAGCAGGGAAGGTGCCTGGGTAATAAAATTGATGGCTCCCCCAATGGCTTCACTTCCATACAAAGACGAGGAAGGCCCCCGGATCACTTCTATGTTTTTTAAGGCGGCCATATTAATTTCAATCAGCGCATTGTGGTTAAAATCTCCGGTCGTGCGGATAGGAACACCATCTTCCAGGTACAGATACAAACTTTTGGTGCCAATTGGCTGGCGTATGGCCATTGAATGCTGCTCATTTCCTAAATTCACCATATACACCCCACTTACTTTGTTTAAAAGCTGGTCCAGCGAAACGGCTTTGGTTTGAGTAATTAACTCTCTGGAAATGGTACTGATGGCAACAGGTGCTTCTGTTCTGGATTCTCCTTCCCGGCTGGCAGACACAACAATCTGATTCAATTGTAAAGAGGAAGGTTCCAGGGAAATAAGCATATTTTGTCCGGAGGTAGATAAGGTTTTAGTTTTGTAACCGACAAATGAAACGGCAATTTCCGGAACAGATTGATCGGTTTTTAAAACAAAGCTGCCATTCGAAAGCGAAGT from Rhodocytophaga rosea carries:
- a CDS encoding 3-dehydroquinate synthase — its product is MQPIQQKFSVPFQYTVHFTNGLFKLDNPLFKSIFSQDVNAAIRKLLFVIDSEVAKYHPSLIKEIFTYTQQHTDTFKLAAEPIVMPGGEACKNDYALVEQLQQAVNDYGIDRHSYIVAIGGGALLDMVGFAAAVSHRGIRLIRIPTTVLSQNDSGVGVKNSINAFHKKNFLGTFAPPFAVLNDFDFLLTLDDRDWRAGISEAVKVALIKDVNFWQFLRKNAKALAARDMPAMQVLIHRCAQMHMDHIAGGDPFEMGSSRPLDFGHWSAHKLEQLSEYSIRHGEAVAMGIALDCTYSYFTGLLSKDELDEILETLEEIGFSLFSEYWLTKDSNQTLTVIKGLSEFREHLGGKLTIMLLSKIGKGVEVNQVDPELVKKSIYFLQEYSLKVKV
- a CDS encoding sialidase family protein, with the protein product MQSIINNILSIILVLFLLNACGNTTQTQDQEKQTNTATAVIPEKPVLISEANKNASCPYLTKDHQGNIVLSWIQAQDSAGTYLITYAISTDGGLNFNRPQAIAQTKGVYPHDENLSKIIYKPNGDMLAMFAVSNPNPENNYAGLVRYTQSFDGGKTWTQARQLAGDTINSIDERYFDIALLPNGEIGAVWLDSRKDTNKEGSSLYFSVTQGRNGFEGEKVIDKQTCQCCRTDLYVDQKEALHVVYRAILNDSIRDMMHVVSADMGKNFSQPKRISADNWIIKGCPHTGPSMASNEMGLHFAWYTMGNGHGVFYANADQQGQSFSDRENISALASAKHPQMATLPDNRLAIVWDEREQTGEDNTFRIGFQLRSKEGKPIHRSFIHADTIVTTHPVLTVSDEERIVVAYTKKGEKLNQVYYQVVTGEMLTQISGL
- a CDS encoding TonB-dependent receptor: MKKLMSCLLALFSLYTLTFAQTTISGRIIDAQTKEPLAGVNILISNSSQGSTSLSNGSFVLKTDQSVPEIAVSFVGYKTKTLSTSGQNMLISLEPSSLQLNQIVVSASREGESRTEAPVAISTISRELITQTKAVSLDQLLNKVSGVYMVNLGNEQHSMAIRQPIGTKSLYLYLEDGVPIRTTGDFNHNALIEINMAALKNIEVIRGPSSSLYGSEAIGGAINFITQAPSLLPTAKLQLEMSNRGYRRTDFSASTTIGKVGIFAGGYYTGQRKGYFSHSDFDKLALTFRLDYLINEKSKLITTASLIDYITDQTGGLDSANFYGKQYSSLHTFSYRKVKALRIKSTFDHTWNKNNSSKITAFFRHNSIGQNPFYAIRNVQGNPLKARGEINDDAFDSYGLIAQHRKSFPFWKGRLIVGVSADYSPASYIASFIDVDRNADGVYTGFTKTDSLLTDYSVNLLNTAVYGQLELSPMEALKIVGALRYDRLDYRFDNNLAPSAFTGAPDETNHFANLTPKLGLTYDFGKDKGMYANYSVGFAPPQITDLYRGVKVPTLKPAYFNNYEVGGWLNLMQGKGYLDISFYQMDGRNEIVSVRLPDGSYENQNAGKTRHRGVEYTIKYAPVESVSLRFSGTNARHTFVQYIERGADYTDKTMNTAPEFMANAEVIYKPAFLKGLRLSAEWQRIGKFYMDAANTEQYNGYHLFNTRVGYTWKGAELWINAINLTNELYATTVDKTAFGKSYRQGIPRTFNIGIAYNFTGKSN